In Magallana gigas chromosome 1, xbMagGiga1.1, whole genome shotgun sequence, the sequence ataagcattaaaatgccatttttacatctttaccctcggttaccatggcaacgggaccACATAGCAACGAATAAATGGTGTTAGGCTTTTTTACTCACCAAAGTATATCAAACTGTCAAGTGTGaagaaaatccgtgactatgcgtggccaataagttttgattcttacatagaattggtCTTAAATtgtattgcttttaaaataaatactatGAACATTCGGAAAAGAAACTTCAAAGACTACaatacaatttattattttctatctACATTTCAGCAATCTGTTTCATACCTCATTGAAGTTCGGAATTTTATACTCATATCTGGCCCCGGAAGGCCCCTTTATTACAACATACACTTCAGCAGAAGTGGCAGTGTAATGATCCTGTACCTGTggaattttaatgtattttttaatattcattagAAGAACAGTAATTGTACTTGATATTGATTCTGCCTTATTGTTATCTAATAAGAATTAttcatgtgttttattttttctatgaaaCATCAGTAAAAGGACTATAGCTAGCAGTCCTATTTCATGTTAGATATTAGTTTTCCTTACCCGTAGCATCACATTTGAAAGAGGAGAGGGAAAGTCTTGACCAAACATtgaagtaaaaataatattctttttctatataaaagaaaaaaatgtgtgtgatgtgggggggggggggggtatcttgGTTGCTTCGGGTTTACTCTTGGAacattttaatatgaaaaaaatataattataaccCATAACCTTTTCCAAAAGGGTATCCTTTCTCTTGCTAAAAGATcgattgattttctttttgtctGATAAGACCTTTGTGGgctctttccttttttttgtacACTTCAAAATGGACACCTTCCCGCCCTTGGTTGTTTTTTTGCtaacaataattattaaatatatcattataacaCACGAAACGGTAATTTCTAATGGTTATCAaataatatagaaaaattaCTATAATGGTCctccatagaaaaaaaaattaacctttGACGTGTATGGTTTTGGATCAAGAAACTTCATTGGTTATGATTGTTTTAAGTCAACCGGATGCATTAGTTAAATTGAAAGTAGTCAGGTCAAAAAAAAAACGCTCAAGCTAATAACATCCTCTTAAAAAGGGATTTTAAGGTGACATGATGCAAATTTAGTAGTTCTAGCAAGGTACTGTAATACTGTATGTTTATATGTAATAACTAAGCGCAAACATTTCCAcacacaattttaaagaaaacctcAAGATATCTACAGTACGAGTTCTGAACTACTCACCACACCACTCGACATCATGCGCTTTTCTCTTCTTTCAGTGTGAAAGAAAATACACGTTTTTTTACTCCCAAATGGCTAGTATACTAAGTGTATCACATGGTTGATTGCCCACCAAACGGGACTCGAACCACCATTTGGGGTGTGTGCCAAACCTGttcatgtcgcgaggggatgaTTCGATTAGCGGTGCCCTTTTAAACGTTAATAATGAGCGTAAAAGTATAAACTATAAAAATTACGTCAATATATGCCCttaaaaattagatattataaataaaaacaaatgaataaaaccGATTAATGCAAAAAACACCGGCAGTATTCTTAAAGCAAAAGAGAAaggaaattaaattttaaaaaaatgatatgacaaccactgctttggcaaggaatatccaatgaacgaaaaaacaagacagactgaaatccaggcatatataacttcaaattttcttcgataattgtagaccgttttcctgtgtatgttataacatcgcacatgcgcacaccacacactgtggcagatcgagcaatggtGCACGGATTTTAGAAACgggacttttttttataaatcgaTGGCAACGATGATAGGTTgatactttcttggatttattatCATTTGGCTACTGTGTTAAATGTagtgccgccggggttttcaaaaagatttagcTGCTATGCACTCtttatgaacgacacacgtgttcgatgtgcatgcttAGTACCGGTAAGACAGCACTATCTGTGCAAAAGTATAAAGGTACCTTAGAAAttctacaaataatttttttttgagttTTCTTGATTGTTTCCTTTACTCtttataacaaacatttttctacaatgtgtagttgatgcatttagaagtccgtgcaacctgaatgccttgatcggaaagcaaccgactgTAACTTTcacaaccggtatatataccccagtatataccccagtggcagtagaggagcgatcgaaactaatattgcgaccaaatgcttttattcatgtcagctttaaagtAATACCTGGTAAACGACACTGATTGCACCACCCCTTCAAATCTCTCCTGCAGCTCTGTGCATTCGTAAGTCTATGATTATAGATCAATAGATATAACAGTCTGCTCGGActtcaaaataacaattttatatgatgatattcttttacaatatttcaatatcatgCTTAAACAAGAAGaaaattcctgggtcccccgctgGTCAATTTTTATACTTACATATATCTCTGATGTCTTCAGATGTAAATAAACTAGCAATATATTCGATGATGGGGCAGAGCGCGATATAACAGTATACAGATGGACAAACAGACGGATGGTTGTACTAAATTACAGACGGAAAGGCGTAAAACAATATGCCCCCTCCAGCTCGTCTTTGTGTGAGCATAAAACATTTGGtatacattttatgaatatcTTAAAGTTTTTAGACATGAAAGCACtttcaaggtcaatttttgatataataatgaagtaattattgtggtcaaagtcccataactccaacaaaaagtatcgaccaaggctgatttaggaacttgtccaaggtattagtggtatgaacatttggtataaatttcatgtaaatccgtcaaaatttgtaggcatgagagctcttacaaaaaagtgtgacggacggaaacacggacgcacggacacacagacggacggacggacgctcGACATTtttatgtccccgctccgcgttgaggcgggggacaaaaatggaaaatatttgattttcaagcaATTTGTTTGTCTAAATGCATTGATTTATCAAAGACTTTTTGATAAGATATTGCCataagataatatatatatgcattttacCTCACACTTTGTTAGGGGTGTAGATGACAAACATATCTGTGTGTTGAAGTCGTTACTGGGGACTTTTTTTGTACGATAAACAGCTTCCCAGCAACGACTTCCAGATCTGTGTCCTTACCCTCTGGGTAAGGATAGCAGATCTACCCTCCATTGCTAAGTGCACCTCTCTCCGCCTTGACCTGGTATAAACAACAGCGGTCTCACCAATctgaatttgaaatcaaatataaatacatattatttACACTTGTACACACTTTAAAAGACATCGACGTACATTATTTTTACACTTACACTTTTTACTTGTAATTGGACAAGGCAGAGTCTCGTGCAGGTTGGCAACGAGAATGTCTCAGCCATGGAATAGATTTTGGGAGAAAAAACTAATTCTAATTGTTTTCCTCCTCTGTAATGTCAAACATGATCCACAAAAGATATTCCAAAAAACTACACGATATTcctttaatttatataattatacattgttcttttaaaaaagaaacgtACGACTGAGTACGCCTTAAGTTCAAAGCCAAAGGTGGGGTTAAACGTTTTATTGACAAGTCGATAGCATTTCCCTGGCTTCAACGacacaatgaaatatttttttgaagctCGAATTGCTTTACatagtttatttatcaaatattcattttaccAATTCAGTGCATATTGATTTCCCACTTCTGCATATAATggaatcaaaaatttaaaaaacaaaccctATATCAATTACAAACTCATACGGTGCATTATCATTACTTCGAAGTGTGCATTCGCACTGTATactgtatatttatacatgcaGTACAATGTTGCTGTTCCGAATCTTTCGATGTTCGTGGTTTTTAATAAGTTTCCTTGTGCCGTGTTATTGCAGCTTAAAACCGGGCTTCTCTCAACTTCAGCGAGGACACAGATTGGATAGGAAACTGATCCAGTCATTCACAGAAGTCAGTTTCTTGGACTGTGTGACGGAATGTATGGTGACACCTCGGTGTAAATCGGTCAATTATTTCAAAGGGGCTAATTACTGTGAACTGAATTACGAAAATAAGACGACAGCGGAGACAAGGTACATGGACAATGCTGGATGGGTGTACAGTGAAAAGGAGCATTGGCCAAAGGTAAATTTGTTAAAGTCctaaaaaaaaagactatatacgcagcacagttaaggctgtcaataaactccgttcagacaaaaagtacgggaaatgtacAATATGACATCACGGTATATTGCAAACTTCGAAAGTACccattaatctatttattagcaAAACTAAtttatactaatcttttaattgaaaacaacaaatgttattacatacaattttgatgtccctTATATCATACACACTGAAAAGAGATGTTGTTCTCGCTGTActcaaaatatgacgtcatacgcttcaaaatgacgcattaggttaagtcattgaaggctatcatgcagttttatagcgaagaaaaatgaATGTCATAGATTAATggaacattatacatgtaaatggatacacatgtagtttgtttacatgtgaatttgaaatatgctatgtaacttaaaaacttcttcgacccttgtaaaatcttacaaattaattattttttaatgaaaataaccctgtgactttcaaaattattcaacacatgcattgtaaattacagtttcttataaaataatgtgatataacatcaagttattttataattcagttgtgaattttgacatgattatgcctttgcaatattgatttttttaaatgacctcaaaaccacaaatacatctgcttgtaccatgcgactgcctaATCACATGACCACTACGAACATACAATAGTGTACtgttataatattgtttttgagTAACTATATTGAGAGTCAAGAGACAAGTCGTCCGTCTTATCCGCCTCGTTTCATCATACTGTTTACTTTGTTATTAGGGCGTTGTTTACTTAGGGTTTAAGTTCTCAAATTcagattgttataaagttcaatgccATAAGTAAAATGTGTTCTTAACACATGTGTTAGCTTATATACACTTGTTTCAGCTTCTGTACACTTCGAATATTAATTGAATTAGTGAGAATTGAATGGGGTGACCTAACTGAGACGAGAAATCAGCACAATTTAGCAACATAGAACAGCTTTCAAGGAATATAACTTGTAACGTTCAGACACATTAGATATTTACAATTCATGTGTTTTCCGCagcaaaaataataatgataaaaactaCCGtcacatttaaacaaaattgatccAGCAGCCATTTATTGCAACCACGCAAGTTGAAGCAGCTAGCAGAAAATTAGTAAGATCATCAAGGGCACTTAAGCGGGAAAATGCGCTTTGTAATAATCATATTTTATCGATATCACGGTTACtgcataattaatttaattgttgGTTGATAAAGAAAATTTGACGCAGCAAAATTTTCTCGCATCTACgaccgtaaaaaaaaaataggcatgCAGTTCAAAGTTTGTCATCTGAGCGGACCATTTTAAAACGTTCAAAACTCCGTtgcatacaatttttgaaataatcacgtaaatatacatatatactgtaCATTTTGATAAACGCTCATTATTTGAGAGAAGGTTTAGTAAGTTACATTTACAGTAAGCTCTCGTgttcatcaatgttttatttggTAGGAACTGGCTGGTGCTTGTTCGAACTCAACATGTGAAATCAACGAGACATGTAAACACAAGAGATATTCTGAGGATAAATTCTTTGAATGTGTTTTGTCAGGTAATATTATCCGGTAACCTTTTTTAATGCAATTAGATTCAATTAAAAATCTACATGCGTTAAATGTACATCTACATAATTGGTTGTCCTTAtgcattttgacaaaaacttaaGTGTCGAAAagagcttgtttttttttaaacaaaagaactCATCTAAACCAAAATAATAAAAGTCCATTTGTCAACAAGTATTATGTTTTAATCTAACACAATATATTTACagtctactgtgtttttccattaaattccgtgatgtttaatgcctctaaatgcaacatctattcactgcgtatgaatttacaagtaatttacataagtagttctcaaacagtgatttctatgttatcggctaaaaatgtatttcataaatgttgtcaaaacacaatgttttataattattcaacaaaacagttgactttattgttaaaagcaacatttcaatagttatttttcatggattatatttttatgctcctcgatctcatctcaacagtctctGTGATAatcagtttaaaccggttttacaaaacagctgttcttgctgttactaatttactccctccGTGACCTgaactttatatcgatttatttaagtaatcaattgatttcttcagtaagggaatgtaaatataagcattgaataatttatttttgacgtcgtcgtgtcaataactgccgtcaggtgagcagacaaattatcattacgcgctaacgcgcgttattcaatttgtctgctcacctgacggcagttattgacacgacgacgtcaaaaataaatcattcaatgctataatactAAAACAATCACAATAGACTAGAAAAATTGACAACTTGTCGTACCTTTTTGTAATGAAAGTGTAGCCACTCATCCTAGGTATTGATCAGATTAATTTCAGTGTTgaaatttattgtatttttgctGATAAGATTGTGGAATTCCCGATAAAAAAGGAATAGATCTGGGTTCAATAAAACGTGAGGACGCCATTGGTATACACAGGAGGATACACGCCTCGTGTGCTGACGGATACGCCCAGTCTGGTTCAGGACAGCTGAATTGTCAATCAAACGGAGAGTGGAAATACGACATTGTCTGTACAGGTGAATATGCTAATTTGATATGTGAGGAGGTAAATTATTCATGCTTTAGTTTGTtgtataataaattatattttaaatggatGTAAATGAATCCAGGAAATTAAGGTTATTTGGTTCAAATAAcacaacatgtaaaatgaaacGGGTTTATTATTATTTCCTTGGATATCACGAGTACTGAGCCACATTCACGGCACCAGCAATGCCAACAATCTAGAACAACGCAGTGAAAGTGTTAGCAAATAAATTGATTGACAATTAAAATGTTCCTATGAACATGAAATAAAACACGTACAGCTGTGCAAACAACATAACGCACTGAAGCgtgtatgttatttttaaagagctaatttttgttaatgataatgataatgattttttttttctcttaaggTAAAGGTCTGCATTTCAAACATTAGCAGGTACAACCTTCTCCGGTCTGCACTTATCTTGAAATctttttgaggaaaaaaaacctAGCACACTTTAGTTCAATTTAACTTTGAATCTCCCATTGTCGGTTCTTATCAATTCATGTTATTGAAAGTAcctaatattttctattaaaaatgaaagatgAATAGTATCTGTCTGAACATTTCTTATTCGTCTTTTTAAAATACGAGTGTCCTCTGTATATGATATATcactttttttctaaaaaaaaaatatgatacgtgtacaatgttttgatttataaaagaaaaacgaaATGCGGATCTTTTAATCCAAAAATTTAAACTGTGAATCCATTATGACCGAATATCATAATAATGTCGATAAGATACAAAAAGAgtcttttctgtaaaaaaaaaaaaaagaaaagaagaggAAGGCTGTTAATATTGTtgttacatttaatattttttctgcaaaattGTTCACTGATAATATTTTACTGCAAAAATGTTAACATACTTCGACAAATCATTATTAATTTTGCTCGCAAAAGAAATTTCCTAAACTAagtgtatcaatttttttttttttatgggggggggggggtatatttcAACCtcgtatgaattttttttcttcataaatatgTGGACGATACAAGCATATAtattttagcaaaatatgatACTAGAGttgaaatagatgaaatatTCGCTTTGCTTGAATAAATTGTTCGAATATAAACCCGTGCATATTTTATTATCTTAGGTGAAAGAAGCAAAATCTAATcatgatttcttttaattctaaatcttaaaaaatgttaatgaatataGTGTGGATTCAGGTTTGATAAATCCTGATCACATGGTTTTAGATTTCTAAattgtagctgcgcagttcgacagctgttttaagtgattaaaaaggtattgtcctgttcttgtgtGCACAATATGCATACAAAACACCATGTAAAATCTCATACTAGTATTTATGGCTTTTGTATCTTCTGGCAACAATTTCGGTCAGTTTCTGGCAGAAACAACTCAGTTCAAGAACTGGGTatattcttatcctcaaatttataagatggccgcacatcccccttaaatCCGGACTATGTTTATAATGCCAGTATATTCAATCACATAGCGTaacattataatttatatttatattataattatgatgCGCTTTTTAAgacaataataatttttcttttttaaaaccatgttcCTTTCAATGTCTGACTTATGAAACTGtaagttaatatattttaactgaTAAACTTTCAGATGTTAACGAATGTCTGGATAATCCATGTCACAACGGAGGAACATGCAGTAACAACGATGGATCTTTCAAGTGTACATGCACAGGTGGATTCACAGGGGCATTCTGTAATGAAGGTAAACTctcaaacacacacacacacactctctctctctccctctctctctctctctcagaaatTATAATAGCTgtaaaattgatatgcaattcAAACGTCATTAATGTAatgtacatgagaatcagatgcaaaatatgaaacttgcGACTATGACTgctgtgttgactttacacaatgAAATTGCAAATAACAGATGGGAGTTAAATAACAcaaaaagtaggtggatggggcATAGTAGACTATAAACCAGTAAGCCTCTTACGTGTGATGTTGCAATATATGCTCGGTATGGAAGGTAAACCATTTACAGAGAAATAAGTTttgggaggtctaaaaagctgaaaatcAAGAGAAATTGGCAAATAAAAGAGTGTTGAAATCTCAGATAAACCACTTTGGTGAAAAATGTACTCATTCTGGCTATTAATTTCCACAGAAAAATAGTGATTGTTCTTACAAGAAGTAAAAGGTATCTGTGCTGAATGGAAACGTGGGAattctagttacatgtacaGAGATTCGAAAACTCACATTCCCTAGATACagtgaattgtttttaaaaatgcccTCCTGCCACCTTAACTTTGTTGCGAAATTGTAAATAGGAGTCAAGTGCAGATAATAAACAGTACAAAAATGTAGGCGGGGTTTTTAGGCTATACAACGTTCGATGGCACAGTGTTGTAGCTTAGTTTAAAGGAAATAGTATTCTTACcgtcaaaatatataaagtgtATTATCAGGTGTgcatattttcatcaaattttggTGTTTTCATTGTAGGCCTTACTCTTGTCCATATGGAACTAGTTTACAATGTTCAACATGTAACATACTGATGCTAAAAAGTGTTGAATACAAGTCATTTAGCTATCCTCAGAAAATTTAAAGGACAGCTCTATCTATGAAAGCAGGTTTAGCTATCAATATAGTAATTAGTATCTTCTTATCACTATCTCATATGTTGTAATATCGTTGACAGTTCTGCCGAACATCGCAATAGGTAAACCTGCCACACAGTCAACAACGTATCATGAATATAACGCCTCGTATGCAGTGGATGGCAACAGAGAAACAAACTTTCTTGTACACAGGTGTACAAGCACAGGTGATGGCGACGTCAATCCCTGGTGGATGGTGGATCTGCAGGATGTGTACTCCATCACATCTGTCAGATTACTCAACAGAGGAATAGATCAATACGGAGGTAAGTGTAAAAAGTAAAACCATTGTAAATTGAATCGAAATATAGTAAATGAAGAGAACACTGAAGTTTTGATTTTGGTTTTTATGTCCATACCTTTGATCAACGTTGTGAATTAAAAATGGTCACCccctcaaaaagaaaaaaagaaaaagaaatcattgttaatttgttcttttgtaTTGTTTGCAAGAAGTAGTAGTTATTTGGTATTATTTTGCCGGAAACATTTTCATCATTAAACTATCTATTCTTTCATAAATGCAGTGAATAGATGCAATAATGTAACacgattaagaaataaatgtgtGAAGAATTACCGGATTTCTCTTAATacttctttttattatattccACTTTATAACTTGCGATGgggttttgtattttatttgtaaacacaACTTTTATACCTTTGCACAGAATTCAACTAAGCATATGTTAGGCCACACCAATAAACAATTGTTCGTCAGACCTACCGCTACTAATTAAACAAAAGTGCATAAATGGTATTATGTGAAATTTCTCTTGTCAGGAAAATTTCGTTCcgttttcaacatttttgtcGTTTATATGCGTTCAGAAATCAACGGTGATTTACTTAGTAACAGAGTAAATTTTGGTTGACCTGTACAGAAGCTGTTTTTGAATCTTTGGTTTGgttaaagttaataaaaactacaaaaaacGACAATGTGTTTTACTACAGAACACTGCCATAAATATGACCTGCGAAGTCTTATGAACTTTTTTAAATCCATTGAGTGGCTTGTTCATCCAAGTAAGGTTGACAACATGAATGGGACAATATATCAGCTCAGTTTATAGAGTCAGAATATTCGGATAGGATTAAATGAGATTTTGGATACGCTCGGACGTATATTGAAAATCATAACACtaaatatatagtttttaatGACATGTTATAAGGAATCAGAGATTTCTTTAGCTCAAACCCCTTTATTATATATTGTACTACAGTAAAACTCCtgtagtacgaacacggatatggCAAATTTTCGGATAAAGCGAAGTTTTTAGAGTCCATGGTAAAATTATTCACAAA encodes:
- the LOC117685811 gene encoding uncharacterized protein; the encoded protein is MLLFRIFRCSWFLISFLVPCYCSLKPGFSQLQRGHRLDRKLIQSFTEVSFLDCVTECMVTPRCKSVNYFKGANYCELNYENKTTAETRYMDNAGWVYSEKEHWPKELAGACSNSTCEINETCKHKRYSEDKFFECVLSDCGIPDKKGIDLGSIKREDAIGIHRRIHASCADGYAQSGSGQLNCQSNGEWKYDIVCTDVNECLDNPCHNGGTCSNNDGSFKCTCTGGFTGAFCNEVLPNIAIGKPATQSTTYHEYNASYAVDGNRETNFLVHRCTSTGDGDVNPWWMVDLQDVYSITSVRLLNRGIDQYGDRSDRLRNVTVTVGQTKSNVRTPCGSFAGPGTESQLVVIDCPTLPQGRFVKISKTTEYLTLCEVDVFGVPV